One window from the genome of Candidatus Vogelbacteria bacterium encodes:
- a CDS encoding DNA translocase FtsK, whose product MARKKTTKNKKDHGDEELVSPRLQAETRYGIMAIVFFTLALFFILSWFTKAGLAGQYTYQVLDYLFGAGYLLAPTVFLVLAISFLQLSKPNFMAHRLIGGLLLFCSSLGITSIIVDPEAGGVVGNLIATPFLKLFDIYSSLVFLVALIIISVLIMFETKITLGWGIFSRLFKQKELASETEDIEPNIVGQPDTDEEEENTPNRPVKPVATKTETPNEMGLLGSLVGFTKKGTSGSFTPPPLSLLEKDSGKPGAGDIKANANIIKRTLANFGINVEMDEISIGPSVTRYALKPAEGIKLSRIVGLQNDLSLALAAHPLRIEAPIPGKSLVGIEIPNTVKTTVGLGTLLGAKEFTDSAHPLLVSLGRGISGIPNFANVAKSPHLLIAGTTGSGKSVTIHTLIVSLLYRNPPELMRFIMIDPKRVELTLYNKIPHLLTPVITDPKKAIAALRWAAKEMDRRYDILESHAVRDIQSYHNNILAPATAKASGKDDEEAMEQMPYIVILIDELADIMSTYPRELEAAIVRLAQMSRAVGIHLVLSTQRPSVEVITGLIKANIPSRIALQVASQIDSRTIIDMPGAEKLLGAGDMLYMSGEMSKPIRVQSAFISETEVKGVVKYLVDKYSDAIPNEINLGGPEENGNSLFSTSLDNDNGDDDELYEVAREAVVEAGKASASYLQRKLKVGYARAARLLDMLEERGVIGPGEGAKAREVYGGGRSSEEEVL is encoded by the coding sequence ATGGCGCGTAAAAAAACTACCAAAAATAAAAAGGACCACGGGGACGAAGAACTAGTCAGCCCCCGCCTACAGGCCGAAACTCGTTACGGTATTATGGCTATTGTTTTTTTTACTTTAGCCCTCTTTTTTATTCTCTCTTGGTTTACCAAAGCCGGTCTAGCTGGACAATATACTTACCAAGTACTGGACTATTTATTCGGGGCTGGCTATCTACTAGCACCGACTGTTTTTCTAGTCTTAGCCATCTCTTTCCTCCAACTATCCAAACCTAACTTTATGGCTCATCGTTTGATTGGTGGCTTACTACTTTTCTGTTCATCTCTCGGTATTACTAGTATTATCGTGGACCCTGAAGCAGGCGGGGTCGTCGGCAATCTCATCGCCACCCCTTTCCTAAAATTATTTGATATCTACTCTAGTTTAGTTTTCCTAGTCGCCCTGATCATCATCTCAGTCTTGATTATGTTCGAAACCAAAATCACTCTCGGTTGGGGCATTTTCAGTCGTCTATTTAAACAAAAAGAATTGGCGTCTGAGACCGAAGATATTGAACCGAATATTGTCGGCCAACCAGACACTGATGAGGAAGAAGAAAACACTCCCAACAGACCAGTTAAACCGGTGGCCACCAAAACTGAAACCCCCAACGAAATGGGGTTACTCGGCTCTTTGGTTGGTTTTACTAAAAAAGGTACTAGCGGCTCTTTTACTCCACCACCATTATCACTCCTAGAAAAAGATAGCGGTAAACCAGGGGCGGGCGATATTAAAGCTAATGCTAATATTATTAAAAGAACTCTGGCCAACTTTGGTATTAATGTCGAGATGGACGAAATCTCTATCGGCCCGTCAGTTACTCGCTACGCTCTCAAACCCGCCGAAGGTATCAAGCTGTCTCGAATTGTCGGCTTACAAAATGATTTATCTTTGGCTTTAGCGGCTCACCCACTTCGAATCGAGGCTCCGATCCCTGGCAAATCACTTGTTGGAATAGAAATACCAAACACAGTGAAAACCACCGTTGGTCTAGGCACCTTGTTGGGCGCCAAAGAATTTACTGATTCAGCCCATCCTTTACTTGTTTCTCTTGGTCGAGGTATATCTGGTATACCAAACTTCGCTAACGTCGCTAAATCCCCTCACCTACTAATCGCTGGTACGACTGGCTCCGGTAAATCTGTCACTATCCACACTTTGATTGTTTCTCTACTCTATCGCAACCCACCAGAATTGATGCGCTTTATCATGATCGACCCTAAACGAGTCGAACTCACTCTCTACAACAAGATTCCCCATCTCTTAACCCCAGTTATTACAGACCCCAAAAAAGCTATTGCCGCTCTCCGCTGGGCCGCCAAAGAAATGGATCGCCGCTATGATATTTTGGAATCACACGCTGTTCGTGATATTCAGTCTTATCACAACAACATCCTCGCCCCAGCCACCGCCAAAGCTAGTGGTAAAGATGACGAGGAAGCGATGGAACAAATGCCTTATATTGTCATTTTGATTGATGAATTGGCAGATATTATGTCGACCTATCCTCGAGAACTGGAAGCGGCTATCGTTCGTCTAGCTCAAATGTCTCGAGCGGTCGGTATTCACTTGGTTCTATCAACCCAAAGACCATCAGTCGAAGTAATCACTGGTTTAATCAAAGCCAATATTCCATCTCGAATCGCTCTCCAAGTGGCTTCCCAAATCGACTCTCGTACTATTATTGATATGCCTGGAGCTGAGAAACTATTAGGTGCTGGAGATATGCTTTATATGTCTGGGGAAATGTCCAAACCGATTCGGGTTCAATCAGCCTTTATCTCTGAGACTGAGGTAAAAGGGGTGGTTAAATATCTGGTTGATAAATATTCTGATGCTATTCCAAATGAGATAAACTTAGGTGGACCAGAAGAAAACGGTAACTCCCTCTTTTCTACTTCTCTAGACAACGACAACGGTGACGATGATGAGCTTTATGAAGTAGCTCGAGAAGCAGTGGTGGAGGCTGGTAAGGCTTCAGCTTCTTATTTACAACGTAAACTAAAAGTGGGTTACGCTCGAGCCGCTAGACTGTTGGACATGCTGGAAGAACGAGGCGTGATTGGACCCGGTGAAGGCGCTAAAGCCCGTGAAGTGTACGGTGGTGGTCGCTCAAGTGAAGAAGAAGTTCTATAA